In Archangium violaceum, the following are encoded in one genomic region:
- a CDS encoding MotA/TolQ/ExbB proton channel family protein, protein MPIVEMIKNVFVQWGANWVLWLLFALSLGSVGIIVERWFVFRGKQDVLRELSDTLEETLSSGDFPGALAKLEKRTSVGAVVARAGLRLAPRGLTAADKGMQSALAIERSTLENRLAYLGTLGNNAPFIGLFGTVIGVLLAFEALGQTTGGRTGGVASNLVMGAIAEALVATAVGIGVALPAVAAYNYFQRRITRMLSDAEALTNLVLAYVSAREKSAGAAGKGMD, encoded by the coding sequence ATGCCCATCGTTGAAATGATCAAGAATGTCTTCGTGCAGTGGGGCGCCAACTGGGTCCTCTGGCTGCTGTTCGCGCTCTCCCTGGGGAGCGTTGGTATCATCGTCGAGCGCTGGTTCGTCTTCCGCGGCAAGCAGGATGTCCTTCGCGAGCTCTCCGACACCCTCGAGGAGACGCTCTCGAGCGGGGACTTCCCCGGGGCGCTGGCGAAGCTTGAGAAGCGGACGTCTGTCGGAGCGGTGGTGGCCCGGGCCGGGCTCCGCCTCGCGCCGCGGGGGCTGACCGCCGCCGACAAGGGCATGCAGAGCGCCCTGGCCATCGAGCGCTCCACGTTGGAGAACCGCCTGGCCTATCTGGGCACCCTGGGAAACAACGCGCCCTTCATCGGACTCTTCGGGACCGTCATCGGCGTCCTCCTCGCCTTCGAGGCGCTCGGCCAGACGACGGGGGGACGCACCGGAGGGGTGGCCTCGAACCTCGTGATGGGCGCCATCGCGGAGGCCCTGGTGGCGACCGCCGTGGGCATCGGTGTCGCCCTGCCCGCGGTCGCGGCGTATAACTACTTCCAGCGGCGGATTACCCGCATGCTCTCGGATGCCGAAGCGCTCACCAACCTCGTGCTGGCCTATGTGTCCGCCCGGGAGAAGAGCGCCGGAGCGGCCGGGAAGGGAATGGACTAG
- the mxcH gene encoding TonB-dependent siderophore myxochelin receptor MxcH — MSGDHDRCGGHGLFVPAVLLAGLLVSGLAQAQAGALQPGGAGAPQESGAVPAPAPALVPPKLLEFVQALYPAQAERERLEARVPLRLKIDASGTVTEAEVLEPAGHGFDEAAREAALRFRFEPAKRNGIAMPSLILYTYEFRLPQQETPPPAEAAEPVVPPSNPPGPEAANEEPIEVTVEGESEAERRRQSAEAVQVIETENIQREAADMGTALARTESVAVRREGGLGSRTRFSLAGLSDEQIRFFVDGIPLELAGFGPNISNVPVNLVQRIDLYQGVVPIRFGADALGGAVQLVTDQEVRGTSADASYEFGSFDTHRLTAGVRHFQESTGLFARANGFFDYARNDYPMEVLVADELGRPKPTRVYRFHDGYRAAGGGVEAGFMDRPWARRLLLRAFLGTYDKEIQHNPAMTVPYGGVDSGDLSGGATLRFEQLFSQVFSVDAVAGYTWRQTTFLDLDQCAYNWFGRCVRELPQQGEIQPRAVERYVDQHTGFARLNLGWNVSESQTLRFSLAPTFVTRSGEDKRLRARQQVDPLDSERNLFSLVSGLEYELDALDERLENIVFVKDYLQLARAEKLLPSGVFQPLEQNTHEVGVGDGVRFRLSQRLYAKASYEWATRLLRPDELFGDGMLINDNLDLKPETSHNVNLGLTFDTEQMPAGAFRASVNGFGRLANQLIILTGKESFFTYQNVYAARALGVAGSAGWTSPGQYLALDGNVTWQDFRNISSEGDFGSFEGRRIPNRPYLLANGSARFQLAGLVSPQDELSLTWHSRYIHEFFRSWEGAGTRDSKMVISSQLLHSLALSYVTRAAPTTLSWTVDVQNLTDAPSFDFYGVRRPGRSIFAKLTVAL, encoded by the coding sequence GTGTCTGGGGATCATGACAGATGCGGAGGCCACGGCCTTTTCGTCCCGGCGGTGCTGCTGGCGGGGCTTCTCGTGTCCGGTCTGGCCCAGGCCCAGGCTGGAGCGCTTCAACCTGGAGGAGCGGGGGCGCCCCAGGAGTCCGGAGCGGTTCCGGCTCCTGCTCCGGCGCTCGTGCCGCCGAAGTTGCTGGAGTTCGTCCAGGCGCTGTACCCGGCCCAGGCGGAGCGCGAGCGGCTCGAGGCGAGGGTTCCCCTCCGGCTCAAGATCGACGCGAGCGGCACCGTCACGGAGGCGGAGGTGCTCGAGCCCGCCGGACATGGCTTCGACGAGGCGGCCCGCGAGGCGGCGCTCCGCTTCCGCTTCGAGCCAGCGAAGCGCAACGGCATCGCGATGCCCTCGCTCATCCTCTACACCTACGAGTTCCGTCTGCCCCAGCAGGAGACTCCTCCTCCTGCGGAAGCCGCCGAGCCCGTCGTGCCCCCCTCCAATCCTCCTGGCCCGGAGGCCGCCAACGAGGAGCCCATCGAAGTCACCGTCGAGGGCGAGTCCGAGGCGGAGCGCCGGCGCCAGTCCGCCGAGGCGGTCCAGGTCATCGAGACCGAGAACATCCAGCGCGAGGCCGCCGACATGGGAACGGCCCTGGCTCGCACGGAGAGCGTGGCGGTGCGCCGCGAGGGAGGCCTTGGCAGCCGCACGCGCTTCTCACTCGCCGGGCTCTCGGATGAGCAGATCCGCTTCTTCGTCGACGGCATCCCGCTCGAGCTGGCGGGCTTCGGGCCCAACATCTCCAACGTCCCCGTCAACCTGGTCCAGCGTATCGACCTCTACCAGGGCGTCGTGCCCATCCGCTTCGGCGCCGATGCCCTGGGAGGGGCGGTCCAGCTCGTCACCGACCAGGAGGTCCGCGGGACGAGCGCCGATGCGTCCTACGAGTTCGGCTCCTTCGACACGCATCGCCTCACGGCGGGTGTACGGCACTTCCAGGAGTCCACCGGGCTGTTCGCCCGGGCCAATGGCTTCTTCGATTACGCCAGGAATGACTATCCCATGGAAGTCCTGGTCGCCGACGAGCTGGGGAGGCCCAAGCCCACGCGCGTCTATCGCTTTCATGATGGCTACAGGGCCGCGGGGGGTGGTGTCGAAGCGGGCTTCATGGATAGGCCCTGGGCCAGGCGTCTGCTCCTGCGCGCGTTCCTGGGGACGTACGACAAGGAGATCCAGCACAACCCCGCCATGACGGTGCCGTATGGCGGGGTGGACTCCGGCGATCTCTCCGGTGGCGCCACCCTCCGTTTCGAGCAGCTCTTCTCCCAGGTGTTCTCGGTCGACGCGGTCGCCGGCTACACCTGGCGCCAGACGACCTTCCTGGATCTCGATCAGTGCGCCTACAACTGGTTCGGCCGCTGCGTCCGGGAGCTTCCGCAGCAGGGTGAAATCCAGCCGCGTGCCGTCGAGCGGTACGTGGATCAGCACACCGGTTTCGCACGGCTCAACCTGGGCTGGAATGTCTCCGAATCCCAGACGCTTCGCTTCTCGCTCGCGCCGACGTTCGTGACCCGGAGTGGCGAGGACAAGCGTCTCCGTGCCCGGCAGCAGGTCGACCCGCTCGACAGCGAGCGCAACCTGTTCTCGCTGGTCAGCGGTCTCGAATACGAGCTCGATGCCCTCGACGAGCGCCTCGAGAACATCGTCTTCGTCAAGGATTACCTCCAGCTGGCGCGCGCGGAGAAGCTCCTGCCCAGTGGTGTCTTCCAGCCTCTCGAGCAGAACACCCACGAAGTGGGCGTGGGTGACGGCGTCCGGTTCCGGCTCTCCCAGCGGCTCTACGCGAAGGCTTCCTATGAATGGGCCACGCGCCTGCTGCGTCCGGACGAGCTCTTCGGCGATGGGATGCTCATCAACGACAACCTCGACCTGAAGCCCGAGACCAGTCACAACGTCAATCTCGGACTCACTTTCGATACCGAGCAGATGCCGGCGGGCGCGTTTCGCGCCAGCGTGAATGGGTTCGGACGCCTCGCGAACCAGCTCATCATCCTCACGGGCAAGGAGAGCTTCTTCACCTACCAGAACGTCTACGCGGCCCGAGCCCTGGGCGTCGCGGGCTCGGCGGGGTGGACTTCTCCGGGGCAATACCTGGCACTTGACGGCAACGTCACCTGGCAGGACTTCCGCAACATCTCCAGCGAAGGCGACTTCGGTTCCTTCGAGGGCAGGCGCATCCCCAACCGCCCCTACCTGCTGGCCAATGGCAGTGCCCGCTTCCAGCTCGCGGGTCTGGTGAGCCCTCAGGACGAGCTCTCGCTGACGTGGCACTCACGCTACATCCACGAGTTCTTCCGTTCGTGGGAAGGCGCGGGCACCCGGGACAGCAAGATGGTGATTTCCTCTCAACTGCTGCACTCGCTCGCCCTCTCCTATGTCACCCGCGCCGCGCCCACCACGCTGAGCTGGACGGTCGACGTGCAGAACCTGACCGACGCGCCCTCTTTCGACTTCTACGGAGTACGGCGCCCCGGGCGGAGCATCTTCGCCAAGCTCACGGTGGCGCTCTGA
- a CDS encoding MxcI protein: MKLATPLRSLRFVTALALPLLAGCEPDDTNNPDGGNGSNTPLYAITTQILTADEPVSYVLLTDKVDHAESLVLDDKAIEVPGRALGVGIQKSGHLYVAGDEGPTVTRYTLSSAGRLEQSGVVSFEGKGVSSIGEYQSQFQFVSPTKAYYFDGRTSQAIVWNPTDMTVTGSINLTGISVEGAILTFSAVPIRRENQVIMPLGWRPATGIGIVKQAGVVVIDTRTDTATIVKDDRCGYVREGVVGPDGMVYIATEVYGSAVRRMAGENTPVPCVLKFDPQTLKFDPSFFVELSSLAKGSTAGTLFPGSNGNVYLRVLDETVYTVKDGTHPRLVASAPAWKWWKVQFNPLSATPVESLPASSGSAFLYQADDRILFSEFTSGSASTNLRELTDQSGKVTTNFQGVAFSFLQVR, translated from the coding sequence GTGAAGCTCGCGACCCCTCTTCGCTCCCTCCGCTTCGTCACGGCGCTCGCCCTCCCTCTCCTCGCGGGTTGTGAGCCCGACGACACGAACAACCCGGACGGCGGGAATGGTTCCAACACCCCGCTGTATGCCATCACGACGCAGATCCTCACGGCCGATGAGCCCGTGAGCTACGTCCTGCTGACGGACAAGGTGGACCACGCCGAGTCGCTGGTGCTGGATGACAAGGCCATCGAGGTTCCCGGACGCGCGCTCGGCGTCGGCATCCAGAAGTCGGGCCACCTCTACGTGGCTGGAGACGAGGGCCCCACGGTCACCCGTTATACCCTGTCGAGCGCTGGACGCCTGGAGCAGTCGGGCGTGGTGAGCTTCGAGGGCAAGGGTGTGTCGTCGATTGGCGAGTACCAGAGCCAGTTCCAGTTCGTCTCGCCGACCAAGGCGTACTACTTCGACGGGCGCACCTCGCAGGCCATCGTCTGGAACCCCACGGACATGACGGTCACGGGGAGCATCAACCTCACTGGCATCTCCGTCGAGGGCGCGATCCTGACCTTCTCCGCGGTGCCGATCCGCCGCGAGAACCAGGTGATCATGCCCCTGGGCTGGCGCCCGGCCACGGGGATTGGCATCGTCAAGCAGGCCGGCGTGGTCGTCATCGACACGAGGACCGATACGGCGACGATCGTGAAGGATGATCGCTGCGGCTACGTGCGCGAGGGCGTCGTCGGTCCCGACGGCATGGTCTACATCGCGACGGAGGTGTACGGCTCGGCGGTGCGCCGGATGGCGGGCGAGAACACGCCGGTGCCTTGCGTGCTCAAGTTCGATCCCCAGACGCTCAAGTTCGATCCTTCCTTCTTCGTGGAGCTCAGCTCGCTCGCCAAGGGGAGCACCGCCGGTACGCTGTTCCCCGGCTCCAATGGGAACGTCTACCTGCGTGTCCTCGATGAGACCGTCTACACGGTGAAGGACGGAACGCACCCCCGGCTCGTGGCGAGCGCCCCGGCGTGGAAGTGGTGGAAGGTCCAGTTCAACCCCCTGTCCGCCACCCCCGTCGAGTCGCTCCCGGCGAGCTCCGGCAGTGCCTTCCTGTACCAGGCCGACGACCGCATCCTCTTCTCCGAGTTCACGAGCGGGTCCGCGTCGACGAACCTCCGTGAGCTGACGGACCAGAGCGGGAAGGTGACGACGAACTTCCAGGGCGTCGCCTTCTCCTTCCTCCAGGTTCGCTGA
- a CDS encoding class II 3-deoxy-7-phosphoheptulonate synthase → MTNRNWTPHSWREKPANHIPDDYPDPLALARTEAELSRLPPLVFAAESRRLTASLAQVAEGKAFLLQGGDCAESFKEFTADNIRDTFRLILQMAVVLTFAGGRPVVKVGRIAGQFAKPRSSSVETINGVTLPAYRGDIINGMDFDPLERTPDPKRLLKAYHQSSATLNLLRAFSQGGYADLCELHRWTLDFIAGSPQGDRYRGLADKIFESLCFMRSLCVSPEHQPSLGPVDLFTSHEALLLNVEQAMTRVDSSTGDWYDTSAHMLWIGERTRQLDGAHVEFMRGIKNPIGLKCGPTLEPDELLRLIDVLNPKAIPGRLTLIGRFGADKAAECLPRLMAATRRDGRPVVWSIDPMHGNTLKASNGYKTRPFDRILSEVKTFLQVAAAEGVHPGGLHLEMTGQNVTECLGGARAVTEDDLSSRYHTHCDPRLNADQALQLAFLVAEALHSLRDLQVRAA, encoded by the coding sequence GTGACGAACCGAAACTGGACCCCCCACTCCTGGCGGGAGAAGCCCGCCAACCACATTCCCGACGACTACCCGGATCCTCTCGCGCTCGCTCGCACCGAGGCCGAGTTGTCGCGCCTGCCTCCCCTGGTATTCGCGGCCGAGTCACGCCGCCTGACGGCCTCGCTCGCCCAGGTCGCCGAGGGCAAGGCGTTCCTGCTGCAGGGTGGTGACTGCGCGGAGAGCTTCAAGGAGTTCACGGCCGACAACATCCGAGACACCTTCCGGCTGATCCTCCAGATGGCGGTGGTGCTCACCTTCGCGGGTGGCCGTCCGGTGGTGAAGGTGGGCCGGATCGCCGGTCAGTTCGCCAAGCCCCGCTCCAGCTCCGTCGAGACCATCAACGGGGTCACCCTGCCGGCCTATCGCGGCGACATCATCAACGGGATGGACTTCGATCCCCTCGAGCGCACGCCGGATCCGAAGCGGCTGCTCAAGGCCTATCACCAGTCCTCGGCCACGCTGAACCTGCTGCGCGCCTTCTCACAGGGCGGCTACGCGGACCTCTGCGAGCTGCACCGGTGGACGCTCGACTTCATCGCGGGCAGCCCGCAGGGCGACCGCTACCGCGGGCTGGCGGACAAGATCTTCGAGTCCCTGTGCTTCATGCGCAGCCTCTGCGTGAGCCCGGAGCACCAGCCCTCCCTGGGCCCGGTCGACCTCTTCACCAGCCATGAGGCCCTGCTGCTGAACGTCGAGCAGGCCATGACCCGCGTCGATTCCTCGACGGGGGATTGGTACGACACCTCCGCGCACATGCTGTGGATTGGCGAGCGGACGCGCCAGCTCGACGGGGCGCATGTGGAGTTCATGCGGGGCATCAAGAATCCCATCGGCCTGAAGTGCGGCCCGACGCTGGAGCCGGACGAGCTGTTGCGGCTGATCGACGTCCTCAACCCCAAGGCCATCCCGGGGCGACTGACGCTCATCGGCCGCTTCGGCGCGGACAAGGCCGCCGAGTGTCTGCCCAGGCTGATGGCCGCCACCCGGCGTGATGGCCGCCCCGTGGTCTGGTCGATCGACCCGATGCACGGCAACACGCTCAAGGCGAGCAACGGGTACAAGACCCGGCCCTTCGACCGCATCCTGTCGGAGGTGAAGACCTTCCTTCAGGTCGCCGCCGCCGAGGGCGTTCATCCGGGCGGTCTGCACCTGGAGATGACCGGGCAGAACGTCACCGAGTGCCTGGGCGGTGCCCGCGCGGTGACCGAGGACGACCTGTCCAGTCGGTACCACACCCACTGCGATCCGCGACTCAACGCGGACCAGGCGCTGCAACTCGCCTTCCTCGTGGCGGAGGCGCTCCACTCTCTCCGAGACCTCCAGGTCCGGGCGGCCTGA
- the mxcG gene encoding myxochelin non-ribosomal peptide synthetase MxcG, with translation MSDSQDARWPLSAAQHGIWLGQQFDLESPVYNAGECLEIRGPVDVALFEASVRQAVGEAEALNVRFVSGGEGPVQLLGPSPDWTLHVVDVSDAPDPWEAARAWMREDLSRPVDLACGPLFAEALFKAAPDRFFWYQRIHHIAMDGFGFSLLARRVADLYTARVTGRPATGGFGSLRTVLDEDAAYRAGSQYELDRAFWVERFADRPTPVSLAEPAPMSASFVRQTRHLSAGDVERLQTAARQAGVSWPDLVLAATAAWLHRLTGAPEVVLGLPVMSRLGSAALRVPCMAMNIVPLRVPVRPGIGWFDLAREVASELRTMRPHLRYRYEQLRRDLRLVGGQRRLFGPVVNIMPFDYALRFAGMPTVAHNISAGPVEDLSIGLYARSDGGGVRVDFDANPACYRAEQLDTHQRDFLQLLESLVGAPDQVVGRASGHGATPASSVGAGEGRSPVLDGGPLPSTVRAVLEMISDRAHEQPHAVAVEHGQQRLSYRELLQAACVMADQLVDAGVRPNTPVAVMLPRGIDAIVASLGVLFSGAGYLPLDPQGPASRTSAILEDAAPALIITTDPAAPGRPVVRKNERSASASPRPAPAAQTADEQLAYVIYTSGSTGQPNGVQITRGALAHFVAGATQRYGLSREDRVLQFAPLHFDASVEEIFLTLCAGARLVLRTDEMLQSVTRLLDACAEHGITVLDLPTAFWHELAYSVSTGAARLPSCIRTVIIGGEAALPERVARWRAAVGSEVTLLNTYGPTEATVVATVATLSGAGEPGSVGEEIPIGRPLPGVRAVLIDKHGKLAAPGTEGELYLVGGGLARGYLGRPELDAARFKLLDALPGSPRAYRTGDRVRVREDGQLVFVGRVDDEFKISGHRIDPAEVETVLLGHPGVREAAVVGQSLPGGTKRLCAHIVAASPAPSATELRRYLLAELPAPMVPGAFVFSERLPRTSTGKIDRSELRRMLPTEESASATIAATELERVVLRVWEEVLGVSGMSAQDDFFDLGGQSLQSIQVANRLSVALGREVPVATVFRYPTAAGLAQMLERGAEAGSESGGLTAAMLADAELSEEIVPRQLPTPSQAQQAPPRQVLLTGATGFVGAHLLDQLLRQTDARVVCPVRASDEAQAMERIRAALVAQRLPTTGLAERVLALPADLTQPMLGLGATRFHGLAAECDAVYHNAAVVSVVREYGSLQAVNVRGTRELLRLAAAVRPKPFHYVSTLAVAPQANLSPEVPEDFVRAHPGLRDGYQQSKWVAERLVQQAGERGLPVAVYRLGRVVGAPDSGIVNPQDLVWRILLAGIPAGALPMLDVSESWTPVDYVARALVRLSLVPRPGTVFNVTPVPEVRLMELFGWVRDYGYPVELFPVPEWRARVAERAGNADNSTTLAFFDLRSGSAEPAFGLGPIRSERVTQALEGSGISCPVADRQLLHRYLDYCVEHGLLPKP, from the coding sequence ATGAGCGATTCACAGGACGCCCGCTGGCCGCTGTCGGCGGCCCAGCACGGAATCTGGCTGGGCCAGCAGTTCGATCTCGAGAGCCCGGTGTACAACGCGGGCGAGTGTCTCGAGATCCGCGGGCCCGTCGATGTGGCGCTCTTCGAGGCGTCGGTGCGGCAGGCCGTCGGAGAGGCCGAGGCGCTCAACGTGCGCTTCGTGTCCGGTGGCGAGGGGCCCGTTCAACTCCTCGGGCCTTCGCCGGACTGGACGCTGCACGTGGTCGATGTCAGCGACGCTCCGGACCCCTGGGAGGCCGCGCGGGCGTGGATGAGGGAGGACCTGTCCCGGCCTGTCGATCTCGCTTGCGGGCCGCTCTTCGCGGAGGCGCTGTTCAAGGCCGCTCCCGACCGGTTCTTCTGGTACCAGCGCATCCATCACATCGCCATGGATGGCTTTGGCTTCTCGCTGCTGGCACGGCGGGTGGCGGATCTCTACACCGCACGCGTCACCGGCCGGCCCGCCACGGGTGGCTTCGGCTCGCTGCGCACCGTGTTGGACGAGGACGCGGCCTACCGGGCCGGGTCTCAGTACGAGCTCGACCGGGCCTTCTGGGTGGAGCGCTTCGCGGATAGGCCCACCCCGGTGAGCCTGGCGGAACCCGCGCCCATGTCGGCCAGCTTCGTACGCCAGACGCGCCACCTGTCAGCTGGCGACGTGGAGCGGTTGCAGACGGCCGCCCGTCAGGCGGGTGTGAGCTGGCCGGACCTCGTGCTCGCGGCCACGGCGGCCTGGTTGCACCGATTGACCGGTGCACCGGAGGTGGTGCTCGGCCTGCCGGTGATGTCCCGGCTCGGCTCGGCCGCGCTGCGCGTCCCGTGCATGGCGATGAACATCGTGCCGTTGCGCGTGCCCGTGCGCCCGGGGATCGGCTGGTTCGATCTGGCCCGTGAGGTCGCCTCGGAGCTGCGCACCATGCGGCCCCACCTGCGCTACCGGTACGAGCAGCTCCGCCGCGACCTGCGGCTGGTCGGCGGGCAGCGCCGGCTGTTCGGCCCGGTGGTCAACATCATGCCGTTCGACTACGCCCTGCGCTTCGCGGGGATGCCGACCGTCGCGCACAACATCTCCGCCGGGCCGGTCGAGGATCTCTCGATCGGTCTGTACGCCCGGTCCGATGGTGGCGGAGTGCGGGTCGACTTCGACGCCAACCCGGCCTGCTATCGCGCCGAGCAACTGGACACCCACCAGCGCGATTTCCTCCAGCTTCTGGAGTCACTGGTCGGTGCGCCCGACCAGGTCGTGGGTCGTGCCAGCGGCCATGGCGCCACACCCGCCTCCAGCGTGGGGGCAGGGGAGGGCCGCTCGCCCGTGCTCGACGGAGGACCGCTCCCCTCGACGGTGCGCGCGGTGCTGGAGATGATCTCCGATCGTGCCCACGAGCAACCCCATGCGGTCGCGGTGGAACATGGCCAGCAGCGGCTGAGCTACCGCGAGCTGCTTCAGGCCGCCTGTGTGATGGCGGACCAGCTCGTCGACGCGGGCGTGCGGCCCAACACCCCCGTGGCGGTGATGTTGCCCAGGGGAATCGATGCGATCGTGGCGAGCCTGGGCGTGCTGTTCTCCGGGGCGGGTTATCTGCCGCTCGACCCCCAGGGGCCCGCGTCCAGGACCAGCGCGATCCTCGAGGACGCCGCTCCCGCGTTGATCATCACCACCGATCCGGCGGCCCCGGGTCGTCCGGTCGTGCGGAAGAATGAGCGGAGCGCGTCGGCCTCGCCCCGCCCAGCTCCCGCCGCGCAGACGGCGGACGAGCAGTTGGCGTATGTCATCTACACCTCCGGCTCGACGGGTCAGCCCAATGGTGTGCAGATCACCCGGGGGGCGCTGGCCCACTTCGTGGCGGGGGCGACGCAGCGCTACGGGCTGAGCCGCGAGGACCGGGTGTTGCAGTTCGCGCCGCTGCACTTCGATGCCAGTGTCGAGGAGATCTTCCTGACCCTGTGCGCTGGCGCGAGGCTGGTGCTGCGTACCGATGAGATGCTCCAGTCGGTGACGCGGCTGCTCGACGCCTGTGCCGAGCACGGCATCACCGTGCTGGACCTGCCCACGGCGTTCTGGCACGAGCTCGCCTACAGCGTTTCAACGGGCGCGGCCCGTCTGCCGTCCTGCATCCGCACGGTGATCATCGGTGGAGAGGCCGCGCTTCCCGAGCGGGTCGCGCGCTGGCGCGCCGCCGTCGGGTCCGAGGTGACGTTGCTCAACACCTACGGCCCCACCGAGGCCACCGTGGTGGCCACCGTCGCCACGCTCAGTGGTGCTGGCGAGCCCGGGTCCGTCGGAGAGGAGATTCCGATCGGCCGTCCGCTCCCGGGTGTTCGTGCGGTGCTCATCGACAAACACGGGAAACTCGCCGCTCCGGGCACCGAGGGCGAGCTGTACCTGGTGGGCGGCGGTCTGGCGCGAGGTTATCTGGGACGCCCGGAGCTGGACGCGGCGCGTTTCAAGCTGCTCGATGCTCTGCCCGGCAGTCCACGTGCCTACCGTACGGGTGACAGGGTCCGGGTGCGCGAGGATGGACAGCTGGTGTTCGTCGGTCGCGTCGATGACGAGTTCAAGATCAGCGGTCACCGGATCGACCCGGCCGAGGTCGAGACCGTGCTGCTGGGACACCCCGGCGTGCGCGAGGCCGCCGTGGTCGGTCAGAGCCTGCCGGGAGGCACGAAGCGGCTGTGCGCGCACATCGTCGCGGCGTCCCCCGCTCCCTCCGCGACGGAGCTGCGCCGGTACCTGCTGGCGGAGCTGCCCGCGCCCATGGTGCCGGGTGCCTTCGTGTTCTCCGAGCGCCTGCCCCGGACCAGCACGGGCAAGATCGATCGCTCCGAGCTGCGCCGCATGCTGCCCACCGAGGAGTCCGCCTCGGCGACCATCGCGGCCACCGAGCTCGAGCGTGTGGTGCTGCGCGTCTGGGAAGAGGTCCTGGGCGTGAGCGGCATGTCCGCGCAGGACGACTTCTTCGACCTTGGCGGGCAGTCGCTCCAGAGCATCCAGGTGGCCAACCGGCTCAGCGTCGCGCTGGGCCGCGAGGTTCCCGTCGCCACGGTGTTCCGTTACCCGACCGCGGCCGGGCTGGCGCAGATGTTGGAGCGAGGCGCGGAGGCCGGGTCCGAGAGCGGTGGCCTCACCGCCGCCATGCTCGCCGATGCCGAGCTGTCCGAGGAGATCGTTCCCCGACAGCTTCCAACCCCGAGCCAGGCACAGCAGGCTCCACCGCGGCAGGTCCTGCTGACCGGCGCCACCGGCTTCGTCGGCGCACACCTGCTCGACCAGTTGCTGCGCCAGACCGATGCACGGGTGGTCTGCCCGGTGCGCGCCAGCGACGAGGCGCAGGCGATGGAGCGGATTCGCGCGGCCCTGGTGGCCCAGAGGCTCCCGACCACGGGCCTCGCCGAGCGGGTGCTGGCACTGCCGGCCGACCTGACGCAACCGATGCTGGGGCTTGGCGCCACGCGGTTCCACGGGCTGGCGGCCGAGTGCGACGCCGTCTACCACAACGCCGCGGTGGTCAGCGTCGTGCGCGAGTACGGCAGCCTGCAGGCGGTCAACGTGCGGGGGACTCGCGAGCTCCTGAGGCTGGCCGCCGCCGTGCGGCCCAAACCCTTCCACTACGTCTCGACGCTGGCGGTGGCCCCGCAGGCGAACCTCAGCCCCGAGGTTCCCGAGGACTTCGTGCGCGCGCACCCCGGTCTGCGCGATGGCTACCAGCAGAGCAAATGGGTGGCGGAGCGGCTGGTCCAACAGGCGGGCGAGCGCGGTCTGCCGGTGGCGGTGTACCGGCTTGGGCGAGTCGTGGGCGCGCCCGACAGCGGCATCGTCAATCCGCAGGACCTGGTCTGGCGCATCCTGCTGGCGGGCATCCCCGCGGGGGCGCTCCCCATGCTCGACGTGAGCGAGTCATGGACGCCGGTGGATTATGTGGCGCGGGCGCTCGTGCGGCTCTCGCTGGTGCCTCGGCCCGGCACGGTGTTCAACGTCACGCCCGTTCCGGAGGTCCGGCTGATGGAGCTGTTCGGCTGGGTGCGTGACTACGGCTACCCGGTCGAGCTGTTCCCGGTCCCCGAGTGGCGCGCGCGCGTGGCGGAGCGCGCGGGCAACGCGGACAACAGCACCACACTGGCGTTCTTCGATCTGCGCTCGGGCTCGGCGGAGCCCGCCTTCGGCCTGGGGCCCATCCGCAGCGAGCGGGTGACACAGGCCCTGGAGGGCAGCGGCATCTCCTGTCCGGTGGCCGATCGCCAGCTGCTCCACCGCTACCTGGACTACTGCGTGGAGCACGGCCTCCTCCCGAAACCGTGA
- a CDS encoding ExbD/TolR family protein, with product MAGGTQPRGGLIEGINVTPLVDITLVLLIIFIVTAKMIDNQALPLDLPQASQSEELQTVLAISITADGRIQVDGADTDAAALRDRVRQALATDPELRAVIQADGAVPHRQVISVLDQLKEVGLTRVAFGTVRPEPTEDGRANP from the coding sequence ATGGCGGGTGGAACGCAACCACGCGGCGGGCTGATCGAGGGAATCAACGTCACGCCGCTCGTCGACATCACGTTGGTGCTCCTCATCATCTTCATCGTCACCGCGAAGATGATCGACAACCAGGCCCTGCCCCTCGACCTGCCCCAGGCCTCCCAGAGCGAGGAGCTCCAGACGGTTCTCGCCATCTCGATCACCGCGGACGGTAGGATCCAGGTGGATGGAGCGGACACGGATGCAGCGGCCTTGCGGGACAGGGTGCGTCAGGCGCTCGCGACGGACCCGGAGCTTCGTGCCGTCATCCAGGCGGACGGAGCGGTTCCCCACCGGCAGGTCATCTCGGTGCTCGACCAATTGAAGGAGGTGGGGCTCACCCGCGTGGCCTTCGGCACGGTCCGTCCGGAGCCAACGGAGGATGGGCGTGCGAACCCCTGA